In the Leptolyngbya sp. 'hensonii' genome, one interval contains:
- a CDS encoding GspE/PulE family protein: protein MQDSNPIQSALQQLIPPRKGALPADGLSASVWQRLKNAEITCEEALKLLVSDRGIVNLALLDAEVSYRFWREFPDRASLPPVIPLLLWRNCFYLGSPQTLSLDTIRSLSDRTFTNIKVVPISDKSYRSWYHKTNFTEGRMNAAPLINPLTGELEQEDIGEVTELYLSKAVDQISRIKTIIAGALRNRASDIHMEPTTEGLRVRYRIDGILRDITTLPLEISRRAIVALKVMSEMDIAESRRPQDARLGDKYTSGETDIGLDMRVSTLPCMGGEKAVIRLLPRENPFSTIEELGFTSRTLEIYQRWLQQPQGMIIFTGPTGSGKTSTLYTSLQSVATEFVNVVTVEDPVEYVLPRITQTQVHEQAGMTFAAGLRAILRQDPDIIMVGEVRDHETAETAVRAALTGHLVLTTLHTNDAISAIPRLKDIGPDPGLLSDALLGIVAQRLARRVCPHCSEPYNPTDSDLKVLGLDRDQAKPENWRKGRGCARCFNSGFLGREAIIELLDVDDTVRQLIYEGTITQLHRYLNEISYPSFRLAAIEKVTAGATTISEVLRVLPHSALYRRPVQVPHAVAVPVPSHLRLIETNQQEC from the coding sequence ATGCAAGACTCCAATCCGATTCAATCTGCTCTGCAGCAACTGATTCCACCTCGCAAAGGTGCCCTCCCTGCCGATGGCCTCTCTGCATCGGTGTGGCAACGCTTGAAAAATGCTGAAATTACCTGCGAGGAAGCGCTGAAGCTGCTGGTTAGCGATCGGGGAATCGTCAATCTGGCATTGCTAGATGCAGAGGTCAGCTATCGCTTCTGGCGTGAGTTTCCCGATCGAGCCAGCCTGCCCCCGGTCATTCCCCTGCTCCTGTGGCGCAACTGCTTTTACCTGGGCAGTCCCCAGACCCTTTCCCTGGACACCATTCGCAGCCTTAGCGATCGCACCTTCACGAATATCAAGGTCGTTCCCATCTCTGATAAAAGCTATCGCTCCTGGTACCACAAGACCAACTTTACGGAAGGCAGGATGAACGCCGCTCCCCTGATCAATCCCCTCACGGGTGAGTTGGAGCAGGAGGATATTGGAGAGGTGACAGAACTCTATCTCTCGAAGGCCGTAGACCAGATCAGCCGGATCAAGACCATCATCGCCGGAGCCCTGCGGAACCGGGCCAGTGATATTCACATGGAACCCACCACCGAAGGGCTGCGGGTTCGCTACCGAATTGATGGCATTCTGCGAGATATCACCACCCTGCCTCTGGAAATCAGTCGGCGGGCGATCGTGGCCCTGAAGGTGATGTCAGAAATGGATATTGCCGAAAGTCGGCGGCCCCAGGACGCTCGCCTGGGAGACAAGTATACCTCCGGCGAAACAGATATTGGGCTGGATATGCGGGTTAGCACCCTACCCTGTATGGGGGGCGAAAAAGCGGTGATTCGCCTGCTGCCGAGGGAAAATCCCTTTTCCACGATCGAAGAATTGGGCTTTACCTCCAGAACTCTGGAAATCTATCAGCGCTGGCTGCAACAACCCCAGGGCATGATTATCTTCACCGGTCCCACTGGTTCTGGCAAAACCAGCACGCTTTATACCAGCCTCCAGAGTGTAGCAACAGAGTTTGTCAATGTGGTGACGGTCGAGGACCCGGTAGAATACGTGCTCCCTCGCATCACACAAACCCAGGTTCACGAACAGGCAGGCATGACTTTTGCCGCTGGCCTCCGGGCAATTCTGCGTCAGGACCCAGACATTATTATGGTGGGGGAAGTGCGGGATCATGAAACGGCAGAGACAGCTGTCCGTGCGGCCCTCACAGGTCACCTGGTGTTGACGACCCTGCACACCAACGATGCCATCAGTGCCATTCCTCGCCTGAAGGATATTGGTCCCGATCCAGGATTGCTCAGTGATGCGTTGTTAGGAATTGTGGCTCAGCGTCTGGCCCGTCGGGTGTGTCCTCACTGCAGCGAACCCTACAACCCTACCGATAGCGATCTGAAGGTGCTGGGTCTGGATCGGGATCAGGCCAAGCCTGAGAACTGGCGAAAAGGTCGGGGCTGTGCCCGCTGCTTTAACTCTGGTTTTCTGGGCCGGGAAGCCATTATTGAACTGCTGGATGTGGATGATACGGTGCGCCAGTTGATCTACGAAGGGACGATTACCCAGTTACACCGCTATCTGAATGAGATCAGCTATCCTTCTTTCCGACTGGCTGCGATCGAAAAAGTGACCGCTGGAGCCACGACCATCTCCGAAGTGCTGCGAGTTCTTCCCCATAGTGCGCTCTACCGCCGACCAGTTCAGGTTCCCCATGCTGTGGCTGTGCCCGTACCAAGCCATCTGCGCTTAATTGAGACCAACCAGCAGGAATGCTAA